A portion of the Roseovarius sp. SCSIO 43702 genome contains these proteins:
- the mmsB gene encoding 3-hydroxyisobutyrate dehydrogenase — translation MAARSRHLAAARRDGHAHAARGGCPGPPQEGRRHMKIGFIGLGNMGGPMAANLAKAGHDVTGFDTAEVSIDGIAMAEDAAHAAEGADVVITMLPNGGILHSVAEAIVPAMKKGAVLLDCSTVDVASARAVAEMANDAGLLSLDAPVSGGIGGAEGGTLTFMVGGDEKAFEIAKPLFDIMGQKAVHCGPSGNGQAAKICNNMILGATMIVTCEAFALADKLGLDRQAMFDVVSTSSGYSWSMNAYCPAPGIGPKSPADNDYVPGFAAELMLKDLRLAQQAAQDADADTPLGQAATDLYAQFVEEEGGKGRDFSAMLPRFEKRGRS, via the coding sequence CTGGCAGCACGATCTCGACACCTTGCCGCCGCACGCCGCGACGGACATGCTCATGCCGCTCGGGGAGGATGCCCTGGGCCTCCACAAGAAGGACGACGACACATGAAGATCGGATTCATCGGGTTGGGCAACATGGGCGGCCCCATGGCCGCCAACCTCGCCAAGGCGGGCCATGACGTGACGGGTTTCGACACGGCCGAGGTCTCCATCGACGGAATCGCCATGGCCGAGGATGCGGCCCATGCCGCCGAGGGCGCCGACGTGGTGATCACGATGCTGCCCAACGGCGGCATCCTGCATTCGGTGGCCGAGGCCATCGTGCCCGCGATGAAGAAGGGCGCGGTCCTGCTCGATTGCTCCACCGTCGACGTCGCCAGCGCCCGCGCCGTGGCCGAGATGGCGAACGACGCGGGGCTGCTCTCGCTCGACGCGCCCGTCTCGGGCGGGATCGGCGGCGCGGAGGGCGGCACGCTCACCTTCATGGTGGGCGGCGACGAGAAGGCGTTCGAGATCGCGAAGCCGCTTTTCGACATCATGGGCCAGAAGGCGGTGCATTGCGGCCCCTCGGGCAACGGCCAGGCGGCCAAGATCTGCAACAACATGATCCTCGGCGCCACGATGATCGTCACCTGCGAGGCCTTCGCGCTCGCCGACAAGCTCGGGCTCGACCGCCAGGCGATGTTCGACGTGGTTTCCACCTCCTCGGGCTATAGCTGGTCGATGAACGCCTATTGCCCCGCCCCCGGCATCGGCCCCAAGTCGCCCGCCGACAATGACTACGTGCCGGGCTTCGCCGCGGAACTGATGCTGAAGGACCTGCGCCTCGCCCAGCAGGCCGCGCAGGATGCGGATGCCGACACGCCGCTCGGCCAGGCGGCGACCGATCTCTACGCGCAGTTCGTCGAGGAAGAAGGCGGCAAGGGCCGCGACTTCTCGGCGATGCTCCCCCGGTTCGAGAAGCGCGGGCGCAGCTGA
- a CDS encoding acyl-CoA dehydrogenase family protein, giving the protein MDFALTEEQTAIFDMAHAFGQDRIAPNARAWEAEGTIPKTLWPEIAELGFGGLYVSEETGGAGLTRLDATLVFEALSMACPSVAAFLSIHNMCAKMIDGFGSDELKSRVMPDVLSMKTVLSYCLTEPGSGSDAAALRTRAERTNDGYTLNGTKAFISGGGYSDAYVVICRTGEDGPKGISTLLVEDGTPGLSFGGLEDKMGWRSQPTAQVQFDDCKIAAANLVGEEGKGFKYAMAGLDGGRLNISACSLGAAQTAMNLTLDYMAERKTFGKPISQHQALQFRLAENEIELQAARTFLRQAAWKLDTGAPDATKFCAMAKKFVTEAGSRIVNDCLQLHGGYGYLADYGIEKLVRDLRVHEILEGTNEIMRLIVARHLIAEHAS; this is encoded by the coding sequence ATGGATTTCGCACTGACCGAGGAACAGACCGCCATCTTCGACATGGCCCATGCCTTCGGGCAGGATCGCATCGCGCCCAATGCGCGCGCGTGGGAGGCCGAGGGCACCATTCCCAAGACCCTCTGGCCCGAGATCGCCGAGCTGGGTTTCGGCGGGCTCTACGTGAGCGAGGAGACGGGCGGCGCCGGCCTCACCCGGCTCGACGCGACGCTGGTGTTCGAGGCGCTTTCCATGGCCTGCCCCTCGGTGGCCGCGTTCCTCTCGATCCATAACATGTGCGCCAAGATGATCGACGGTTTCGGCAGCGACGAGCTCAAGTCGCGCGTCATGCCGGACGTGCTGTCGATGAAGACGGTGCTCTCCTACTGTCTCACCGAACCGGGCTCCGGCTCCGACGCCGCGGCACTCAGGACGCGCGCGGAACGCACGAATGACGGCTACACCCTCAACGGCACCAAGGCGTTCATCTCGGGCGGCGGCTATTCCGACGCCTATGTCGTCATATGCCGCACCGGCGAGGACGGACCCAAGGGCATCTCGACACTGCTCGTCGAGGACGGCACGCCCGGGCTGAGCTTCGGCGGGCTCGAGGACAAGATGGGCTGGCGCAGCCAACCCACCGCGCAGGTCCAGTTCGATGACTGCAAGATCGCCGCCGCGAACCTCGTCGGCGAAGAGGGCAAAGGTTTCAAATACGCCATGGCGGGGCTCGACGGCGGGCGGCTCAATATCTCCGCCTGCTCGCTCGGCGCCGCGCAGACGGCGATGAACCTCACGCTCGACTACATGGCCGAGCGCAAGACCTTCGGCAAACCCATCTCGCAGCACCAGGCGCTGCAATTCCGCCTTGCCGAGAACGAGATCGAGCTCCAGGCCGCCCGCACCTTCCTGCGCCAGGCCGCGTGGAAGCTCGACACCGGCGCGCCCGACGCCACCAAGTTCTGCGCCATGGCCAAGAAATTCGTGACCGAGGCCGGAAGCCGCATCGTCAACGACTGCCTCCAGCTGCACGGCGGCTACGGCTACCTCGCGGATTACGGCATCGAGAAACTGGTCCGCGACCTGCGCGTGCACGAGATCCTCGAAGGCACGAACGAGATCATGCGCCTCATCGTCGCGCGCCACCTCATCGCGGAACACGCCTCCTGA
- a CDS encoding carboxylate-amine ligase, with translation MAITEPDFTIGIEEEYLLVDRDSMALAEGPPDLMEACQSELGEQVAPEFLNCQIEIGTRVCATVGEAREDLRRLRACVSKHAAKHNLAPIAASCHPFSDWRDQKNTDKDRYNTLKSDLAGVVRRMLICGMHVHVGIDDPDRRTDLMNQLSYFLPHLLALSCSSPFWQGQDTGLACYRLTIFDNLPRTGLPPRMDSFSEFERSVATLVDLGVIEDSSKIWWDLRPSSKFPTIESRICDVQPRLEHALTLAALTQALTRMLWRLATRNQRWRIYDPFLVSENRWRAQRYGTARGLIDFGRGEIVEFADLLEEMIALVAEDASHFSALREVEAAREMVATGGSTSRQRSAYEDALSRGEDEDAALRAVVRHLIEEFHHDL, from the coding sequence ATGGCGATCACCGAACCCGACTTCACCATCGGCATCGAGGAGGAATATCTCCTTGTCGATCGCGACAGCATGGCGCTCGCCGAGGGGCCGCCCGACCTGATGGAGGCCTGCCAGTCCGAGCTTGGCGAGCAGGTCGCGCCCGAGTTCCTCAATTGCCAGATCGAGATCGGCACCCGCGTCTGCGCCACCGTCGGCGAGGCGCGCGAGGATCTGCGCCGCCTGCGTGCCTGCGTCTCGAAACACGCCGCGAAACACAATCTCGCGCCCATCGCCGCCTCCTGTCACCCGTTCTCGGACTGGCGCGATCAGAAGAACACCGACAAGGACCGCTACAACACGCTGAAAAGCGATCTCGCCGGCGTGGTGCGCCGGATGCTGATCTGCGGGATGCATGTTCACGTGGGCATCGACGACCCCGACCGCCGCACCGACCTGATGAACCAGCTCAGCTATTTCCTGCCGCATCTCCTGGCGCTCTCGTGCTCCTCGCCCTTCTGGCAGGGACAGGATACCGGCCTTGCCTGCTACCGGCTCACGATCTTCGACAACCTGCCCCGCACGGGCCTGCCGCCCCGGATGGACAGCTTCTCGGAATTCGAGCGCTCCGTCGCCACGCTCGTCGATCTGGGCGTGATCGAGGACAGCTCCAAGATCTGGTGGGATCTGCGCCCCTCGTCCAAGTTTCCCACCATCGAATCGCGCATCTGCGACGTGCAGCCCCGGCTCGAGCACGCGCTCACCCTCGCGGCGCTCACGCAGGCGTTGACGCGGATGCTCTGGCGCCTCGCCACCCGCAATCAGCGCTGGCGCATCTACGATCCCTTCCTCGTGTCCGAGAACCGCTGGCGGGCCCAGCGTTACGGCACGGCGCGCGGTCTCATCGACTTCGGCCGTGGCGAGATCGTGGAGTTCGCCGACCTCCTCGAGGAGATGATCGCGCTCGTCGCCGAGGACGCGAGCCATTTCTCGGCCCTGCGCGAGGTCGAGGCAGCGCGCGAGATGGTCGCGACCGGCGGTTCCACCTCCCGCCAGCGCAGCGCCTATGAAGACGCCCTGTCACGCGGCGAGGACGAGGACGCAGCCCTGCGCGCCGTGGTCCGGCACCTCATCGAGGAATTCCACCACGACCTCTAG
- the coaD gene encoding pantetheine-phosphate adenylyltransferase, with the protein MRIGLYPGTFDPITLGHIDIIRRAAVLVDRLVIGVAINRDKGPLFCLEERVAMIEAECAKLGEQTGIEIVVHPFENLLIDCARDVNAQIMIRGLRAVGDFEYEFQMVGMNRALDDGVETVFLMADAEHQAIASKLVKEIARLGGDVRKFVTPAVREALREKFDGSA; encoded by the coding sequence ATGCGCATCGGCCTCTACCCCGGAACGTTCGACCCGATCACGCTGGGCCACATCGACATCATCCGGCGGGCGGCGGTCCTGGTCGACCGTCTCGTGATCGGGGTGGCCATCAACCGCGACAAGGGGCCCTTGTTCTGCCTCGAGGAACGGGTCGCGATGATCGAGGCGGAATGCGCCAAGCTCGGCGAGCAGACGGGCATCGAGATCGTGGTGCACCCGTTCGAGAACCTGCTGATCGACTGCGCGCGGGACGTGAACGCGCAGATCATGATCCGCGGGCTGCGCGCGGTGGGTGATTTCGAGTACGAGTTCCAGATGGTCGGCATGAACCGCGCGCTCGATGACGGGGTCGAGACGGTGTTCCTGATGGCCGACGCGGAACATCAGGCGATCGCATCCAAGCTGGTGAAGGAGATCGCGCGATTGGGCGGGGACGTGCGCAAGTTCGTGACGCCGGCCGTGCGCGAGGCGCTGCGAGAGAAATTCGACGGGTCGGCGTAG
- a CDS encoding STAS/SEC14 domain-containing protein — MIHYDDENGLLHLTLSGRLTTEDYDRFEPAFERIRARHEGRMPMLVEITPEFDGWDVGALWRDMQMGVEYRNAFSRIAMVGAQDWLDWATRMADGLFPQAEMRYFEPGDIAAARAWARGAADMKE; from the coding sequence ATGATCCACTACGACGACGAAAACGGCCTTCTGCACCTCACCCTCTCGGGCCGGCTCACGACCGAGGATTACGACCGTTTCGAACCCGCGTTCGAGCGTATCCGGGCGCGGCACGAGGGCCGCATGCCCATGCTGGTCGAGATCACACCCGAATTCGACGGTTGGGACGTGGGCGCGCTCTGGCGTGACATGCAGATGGGTGTCGAGTATCGCAACGCCTTCTCGCGGATCGCGATGGTCGGTGCGCAGGACTGGCTGGACTGGGCCACCCGCATGGCCGACGGCCTCTTCCCGCAGGCCGAGATGCGCTATTTCGAGCCCGGCGACATCGCCGCCGCCCGCGCCTGGGCGCGCGGGGCGGCCGACATGAAGGAGTAG
- a CDS encoding AI-2E family transporter, with protein sequence MTDLNRLYAPVLGIFIILLMALMLWAATFLIPVTTAVLGYFVLSRPRRLMRRLGVPDIATAALFTTLIFAGAGAAIIWFAEPVARLVENLPGYVSDIQRELAAQSGGAMDAVNDAAKAVEEVVDTKDDEAVNVKVVEENSPAASIVTLAPKVLGQVIFAIFMMFFLLASGDFFLERTVESLPNFTEKRRAVGIIHSIEDRLGRYLGGITFINAGLGVAIGAAMLAWGIPNWIAIGIMAFALNYIPFLGALAGAAIAALIAFITFSDLWSALGVFLTYMALTSIEGQFVTPMLISRRMRLNTPVVFLVVAFFAYIWSVMGMVVAVPILIVIKITCDEIERLNRIGHFLGDAEDAKGVARKA encoded by the coding sequence ATGACAGATTTGAACCGCCTGTATGCCCCCGTCCTCGGCATCTTCATCATCCTGCTCATGGCGCTCATGCTCTGGGCCGCCACGTTCCTCATCCCCGTGACGACCGCCGTGCTGGGCTATTTCGTTCTCAGCCGGCCGCGGCGGCTCATGCGGCGGCTCGGCGTCCCCGACATCGCGACGGCCGCCCTCTTCACCACGCTGATCTTCGCGGGCGCCGGCGCGGCGATCATCTGGTTCGCCGAACCCGTCGCGCGCCTGGTCGAGAACCTGCCCGGCTACGTCAGCGACATCCAGCGCGAGCTTGCCGCGCAGTCGGGCGGCGCGATGGATGCTGTCAACGACGCCGCGAAAGCGGTGGAAGAGGTTGTCGACACCAAGGACGACGAGGCCGTCAACGTAAAGGTCGTCGAAGAGAACAGCCCCGCCGCGTCGATCGTGACCCTTGCCCCGAAGGTGCTCGGGCAGGTGATATTCGCCATCTTCATGATGTTCTTCCTGCTCGCCTCGGGCGACTTCTTCCTCGAACGCACGGTCGAAAGCCTGCCGAACTTCACCGAGAAGCGCCGCGCCGTGGGCATCATCCACTCGATCGAGGACCGGCTCGGGCGCTACCTCGGCGGCATCACCTTCATAAACGCGGGGCTCGGCGTGGCCATCGGCGCGGCGATGCTGGCCTGGGGCATCCCGAACTGGATCGCCATCGGCATCATGGCCTTCGCGCTGAACTACATCCCGTTTCTCGGCGCCCTTGCCGGTGCCGCCATCGCCGCGCTGATCGCCTTCATCACCTTCTCGGACCTCTGGTCCGCATTGGGCGTGTTCCTCACCTACATGGCGCTCACCTCCATCGAGGGTCAGTTCGTCACACCGATGCTGATCTCGCGGCGGATGCGGCTCAACACCCCGGTGGTGTTCCTCGTTGTCGCCTTCTTCGCCTATATCTGGTCGGTCATGGGCATGGTCGTGGCCGTGCCCATCCTGATCGTGATCAAGATCACCTGCGACGAGATCGAGCGCCTGAACCGCATCGGCCATTTCCTGGGCGACGCGGAGGACGCGAAAGGCGTCGCGCGCAAGGCCTGA
- a CDS encoding enoyl-CoA hydratase/isomerase family protein: MTEQDTSSDIHIRTEGRAGRITLTRPKALNALTYDMALAIEDALDSWAGDDGVALVIIDAEGDKAFCAGGDVQKLYHTGRAGDFDYGRRFWRDEYRLNAKIAEYPKPYVAFMQGFTMGGGVGISCHGTHRVVCDSSRIAMPECGIGLVPDVGGSLLLARAPGRLGEYLALTTARMGPGDAIYAGFADIFIPQDDWPGLIARLCESGDTADIAEAGRTPPHSALSDLLHDIDAHFSGDTLADILEALRGSDTEFAAQALEALSRNSPLSMACAVEMLHRLRGPAANIRRALELEYRYTFRAMEHGDFLEGVRAAVIDKDRAPDWQHDLDTLPPHAATDMLMPLGEDALGLHKKDDDT; encoded by the coding sequence GTGACCGAGCAGGACACTTCCTCCGACATCCACATCCGCACCGAGGGCCGCGCGGGCCGCATAACCCTGACGCGGCCCAAGGCCCTCAATGCGCTCACCTACGACATGGCGCTCGCCATCGAGGACGCGCTCGACAGCTGGGCCGGGGATGACGGCGTCGCGCTTGTCATCATCGACGCCGAGGGCGACAAGGCATTCTGTGCCGGGGGCGACGTGCAGAAGCTCTACCACACGGGCCGCGCCGGCGATTTCGACTATGGCCGCCGCTTCTGGCGCGACGAATATCGCCTGAACGCGAAAATCGCCGAATATCCCAAGCCTTACGTGGCCTTCATGCAGGGCTTCACCATGGGCGGTGGCGTCGGGATTTCCTGCCACGGCACGCACCGCGTCGTCTGCGATTCGAGCCGCATCGCCATGCCCGAATGCGGCATCGGCCTCGTGCCCGATGTGGGCGGCTCGCTCCTTCTGGCGCGCGCGCCGGGGCGACTGGGCGAATATCTCGCGCTGACCACGGCGCGGATGGGTCCGGGCGACGCGATCTACGCCGGCTTCGCCGACATCTTCATCCCGCAGGACGATTGGCCGGGCCTCATCGCGCGGCTCTGCGAAAGCGGCGACACCGCGGATATCGCCGAGGCCGGCCGAACCCCGCCGCACAGCGCCCTTTCGGACCTCCTGCACGATATCGACGCGCATTTCTCGGGCGACACGCTCGCCGATATACTCGAGGCACTCCGAGGCTCCGACACCGAATTCGCGGCGCAGGCGCTCGAGGCCCTGTCGCGCAACTCGCCGCTGTCGATGGCCTGCGCGGTCGAGATGCTCCACCGCCTGCGCGGCCCCGCGGCCAATATCCGCCGTGCGCTTGAGCTCGAATACCGCTACACGTTCCGCGCGATGGAGCACGGCGACTTCCTCGAAGGCGTCCGCGCCGCCGTCATCGACAAGGACCGCGCGCCCGACTGGCAGCACGATCTCGACACCTTGCCGCCGCACGCCGCGACGGACATGCTCATGCCGCTCGGGGAGGATGCCCTGGGCCTCCACAAGAAGGACGACGACACATGA
- a CDS encoding CoA-acylating methylmalonate-semialdehyde dehydrogenase, whose protein sequence is MQDLHHFIDGKRTKGNSDRFSDVYNPATGEVQARTPLATVAELDAAVASAAKAQKEWATVNPQKRARIMMEFVRLVNRDMDKLAEAISREHGKTLPDAKGDVQRGMEVVEFCIGAPHFLKGEYSGDASTGIDIYSMRQPLGVVAGITPFNFPAMIPMWKMGPALAAGNAVIIKPSERDPSCPLMLAELWQEAGLPDGLCQVVNGDKEVVDAILDNDTIQAVGFVGSTPIAQYIYGRACSNGKRAQCFGGAKNHMIIMPDADMDQAADALVGAGYGAAGERCMAISVAVPVGDETADRLIEKLVPRVEKLKVGPYTSDTEMDYGPVVTAEAKKRIEGLVQSGIDQGAELVVDGRGFSLQGYEDGFFVGPHLFDKVTPDMDIYKQEIFGPVLSTVRAGSFEEALKLASDHEMGNGTAIFTRDGDAAREYAARVNVGMVGINFPIPVPLSYYTFGGWKKSGFGDLNQYGPDAFRFYTKTKTVTSRWPSGIKEGGEFHFKLAD, encoded by the coding sequence ATGCAGGACCTTCATCATTTCATCGACGGCAAGCGGACCAAGGGCAATTCCGACCGCTTCTCCGACGTCTACAACCCCGCCACCGGCGAGGTGCAGGCACGCACCCCCCTCGCCACCGTGGCCGAGCTCGACGCCGCAGTCGCCTCCGCCGCCAAGGCCCAGAAGGAATGGGCGACCGTCAACCCGCAGAAGCGGGCGCGGATCATGATGGAATTCGTCCGCCTGGTGAATCGCGACATGGACAAGCTCGCCGAGGCGATCAGCCGCGAACACGGCAAGACCCTGCCCGACGCGAAGGGCGACGTGCAGCGCGGCATGGAAGTCGTCGAATTCTGCATCGGCGCGCCGCATTTCCTCAAGGGCGAGTATTCCGGTGACGCCTCCACCGGCATCGACATCTATTCCATGCGCCAGCCGCTCGGCGTCGTGGCCGGTATCACGCCCTTCAACTTCCCCGCCATGATCCCGATGTGGAAGATGGGCCCCGCCCTCGCGGCCGGCAACGCGGTCATCATCAAGCCCAGCGAACGCGATCCCTCCTGCCCGCTCATGCTGGCCGAACTCTGGCAGGAAGCCGGACTTCCCGATGGTCTTTGCCAGGTCGTCAACGGCGACAAGGAGGTCGTGGACGCGATCCTCGACAACGACACGATCCAGGCCGTCGGTTTCGTCGGCTCGACGCCGATCGCGCAATACATCTACGGCCGCGCCTGCTCGAACGGGAAGCGCGCGCAGTGCTTCGGCGGCGCCAAGAACCACATGATCATCATGCCCGACGCCGACATGGACCAGGCGGCGGATGCGCTCGTGGGCGCGGGCTACGGCGCCGCGGGCGAACGCTGCATGGCGATCTCGGTGGCGGTGCCGGTGGGCGACGAGACCGCCGACCGCCTCATCGAGAAGCTCGTGCCGCGCGTCGAGAAGCTCAAGGTCGGCCCCTACACCTCGGATACCGAGATGGATTACGGCCCCGTCGTCACCGCCGAGGCCAAGAAGCGCATCGAGGGCCTCGTGCAATCCGGCATCGACCAGGGCGCCGAGCTCGTCGTGGACGGACGCGGCTTCTCGCTCCAGGGTTATGAGGACGGCTTCTTCGTGGGGCCCCACCTCTTCGACAAGGTCACGCCCGACATGGACATCTACAAGCAGGAGATCTTCGGCCCGGTCCTGTCGACCGTGCGCGCGGGTTCCTTCGAGGAGGCGCTCAAGCTCGCCTCCGATCACGAGATGGGCAACGGCACCGCGATCTTCACCCGCGACGGCGACGCCGCCCGTGAATACGCGGCCCGTGTCAACGTGGGCATGGTGGGCATCAACTTCCCCATCCCCGTTCCGCTCAGCTACTACACCTTCGGCGGCTGGAAGAAATCGGGCTTCGGCGACCTCAACCAGTATGGCCCCGATGCCTTCCGCTTCTACACCAAGACCAAGACGGTCACGTCCCGCTGGCCCTCCGGCATCAAGGAAGGCGGCGAGTTCCACTTCAAGCTCGCCGACTGA
- a CDS encoding CBS domain-containing protein, with amino-acid sequence MLVSQILSGKGGGKVITATPDMLISEAAAILAERRIGGLVVSTDGSSIEGILSERDIVRSLAARGATCLEDKVADLMTRNPVCCSREDTSDQVLLRMTEGRFRHMPVVEDGKLAGIVTIGDVVSARLSQLSMEKDALEGMIMGR; translated from the coding sequence ATGCTTGTGAGCCAGATACTGAGCGGCAAGGGCGGGGGCAAGGTGATCACGGCCACGCCCGACATGCTCATTTCCGAGGCCGCGGCGATCCTCGCGGAGCGCCGGATCGGGGGACTCGTGGTATCGACCGATGGCAGCTCGATCGAGGGCATCCTGTCGGAGCGCGACATCGTGCGGTCGCTGGCCGCACGGGGTGCCACCTGTCTCGAGGACAAGGTGGCCGACCTGATGACGCGCAACCCGGTCTGTTGCAGCCGCGAGGATACCTCCGACCAGGTGCTCCTGCGGATGACCGAGGGCCGCTTTCGCCACATGCCGGTCGTCGAGGACGGAAAGCTGGCGGGGATCGTGACCATCGGCGACGTGGTGTCGGCGCGGCTGAGCCAGCTTTCGATGGAGAAAGACGCGCTCGAAGGGATGATCATGGGGCGGTGA
- the gap gene encoding type I glyceraldehyde-3-phosphate dehydrogenase translates to MTIKVGINGFGRIGRCTLAHIAQSGRDDIEVTKVNATGPLETAAHLLKYDSVHGRFTNPIALGDGTMDLGRGPMQMFSTYEMDELDWSGCDVVLECTGKFNDGEKAKTHLERGAGKVLLSAPGKNVDRTVVMGVNDGDLTAQDRMVSNGSCTTNCLAPVAKVLHEAIGIESGIMTTIHAYTGDQPTLDRRHKDLYRARAAAMSMIPTSTGAAKALGEVLPALKGKLDGSAIRVPTPNVSAVDLTFVASREVTEAEVNAAVEAAASGPMNGILGYDPEPKVSIDFNHTEESAIFAPEQTKVIGGRLVRVLAWYDNEWGFSVRMADVAVAMGRLG, encoded by the coding sequence ATGACCATCAAAGTCGGGATCAACGGGTTCGGCCGCATCGGCCGCTGCACGCTCGCGCATATCGCCCAGTCCGGGCGCGACGACATCGAGGTCACGAAGGTCAACGCCACCGGCCCGCTCGAGACCGCCGCGCATCTTCTCAAGTATGACAGCGTGCATGGTCGTTTCACGAACCCGATCGCGCTCGGCGACGGCACGATGGATCTGGGGCGCGGCCCGATGCAGATGTTCTCGACCTACGAGATGGACGAGCTTGACTGGTCGGGCTGCGACGTGGTGCTCGAATGCACGGGCAAGTTCAACGACGGCGAGAAGGCGAAGACGCATCTCGAGCGGGGCGCCGGCAAGGTGCTCCTCTCGGCGCCGGGCAAGAACGTGGACCGGACCGTGGTCATGGGCGTCAACGACGGCGACCTGACCGCCCAGGACCGCATGGTCTCGAACGGCTCCTGCACGACGAACTGCCTCGCCCCGGTCGCCAAGGTCCTGCACGAGGCGATCGGCATCGAGAGCGGGATCATGACCACGATCCACGCCTACACGGGCGACCAGCCCACGCTCGACCGGCGGCACAAGGATCTCTACCGCGCCCGCGCGGCGGCCATGTCGATGATCCCCACCTCCACCGGCGCCGCCAAGGCCCTGGGCGAGGTGTTGCCCGCGCTCAAGGGCAAGCTCGACGGCTCCGCCATCCGGGTGCCCACGCCCAACGTCTCGGCGGTAGACCTTACCTTCGTGGCGTCCCGCGAGGTGACCGAGGCGGAGGTGAACGCCGCCGTCGAGGCTGCGGCCTCGGGCCCGATGAATGGCATCCTGGGCTACGACCCCGAGCCCAAGGTCTCGATCGATTTCAACCATACCGAGGAAAGCGCGATCTTCGCGCCCGAACAGACCAAGGTGATCGGCGGCCGACTGGTGCGCGTTCTGGCCTGGTATGACAACGAATGGGGCTTCTCCGTGCGCATGGCCGACGTGGCCGTCGCGATGGGCAGGCTTGGCTGA
- a CDS encoding LysR family transcriptional regulator, whose translation MQDARVEVERMARPNWDDLKVFLAVARAESLTGAGRSLRVDPATVGRRIARLERALGALLFARSPQGYALTPEGQRLMAQAARAEEEMARAFEELDAEAGQLTGQIRLGAPDGSANFLLPQVCAAIAAQNPDLEVQIVALPRVFNLSKREADMAIGVSAPTAGRLRVEKLTDYRLHLAASRAYLDAAPPIRTLGDLSRHRIVGYIQDMIFDRELDYLSEAGLDAVHLASNSVSVQLNWIRQGAGVGVVHDFAIPSAPGVERILTHEVSLTRSFYLIRHADNLRLERLDRFAAALAEGMRREVARLEALA comes from the coding sequence ATGCAAGACGCACGTGTGGAGGTAGAGCGGATGGCGAGACCGAACTGGGACGATCTGAAGGTGTTTCTCGCCGTGGCGCGGGCCGAGAGCCTGACCGGGGCAGGCCGGAGCCTGCGGGTCGATCCGGCGACCGTGGGCCGGCGCATCGCCCGGCTGGAGCGCGCCCTGGGTGCGCTGCTTTTCGCGCGGTCGCCGCAGGGTTACGCGCTCACGCCCGAGGGCCAGCGCCTTATGGCGCAGGCCGCGCGCGCCGAGGAAGAGATGGCGCGCGCCTTCGAGGAACTGGATGCCGAGGCCGGACAGCTCACGGGGCAGATCCGGCTGGGGGCGCCGGATGGCTCGGCCAATTTCCTCCTGCCGCAGGTCTGTGCCGCGATCGCCGCGCAGAACCCGGATCTCGAGGTGCAGATCGTGGCCTTGCCGCGGGTCTTCAACCTGTCCAAGCGCGAGGCCGACATGGCGATCGGCGTAAGCGCGCCGACGGCGGGGCGGCTTCGGGTCGAAAAGCTGACCGATTACCGGCTGCATCTGGCCGCCTCGCGCGCCTATCTCGACGCCGCGCCGCCGATTCGCACCCTCGGGGACCTCTCGCGGCACCGGATCGTGGGATACATCCAGGACATGATCTTCGACCGCGAACTCGATTACCTGAGCGAGGCGGGGCTTGACGCGGTGCACCTGGCCTCGAACTCGGTCTCGGTGCAGCTCAACTGGATCCGGCAGGGCGCAGGCGTGGGCGTGGTCCATGACTTCGCCATTCCCTCGGCGCCGGGGGTGGAGCGAATCCTGACCCACGAAGTGAGCCTGACGCGCAGCTTCTATCTCATCCGGCATGCCGACAACCTGCGGCTGGAGCGGCTCGACCGGTTCGCGGCGGCGCTGGCCGAGGGCATGCGGCGGGAGGTGGCGCGGCTCGAGGCGCTGGCTTGA